In Methanobrevibacter sp. V74, the genomic window GCTATTGCACGATTTGTTGCACGTGTTTTTGCAGTAGACATGATGGTGTGATCGCTCACTTTGTCTTTGCCTTTTTCAGAACGGGAGCATAGTGCATCTGATTCAACACTTCTACCATTTGGTAGAGTTGCTCTAACACAGTAGTATGCTTCTTTTATCCTGCCGGCTTTTGTTCGCTCCAAATCACGGTCAACAATTGCGGTATCAACATTGAATGCTCTTGACAGCTTTTGCCATGCTGACTTTTTCTTAAAGTGTCTTTTCACTTTAACGTAGTTACCTTCTTCATCTTTTTCTTTAACGATTATTTCCTGATAGTCTGTGTCATTCAATAACCCTTTACAGAGTTTTTGATAAGCGTCCCATTGTTCATGGCCACATCCACGTCAGGGACATTATCAACTTTAACTAATTCAGTTTCCTGAGAAACCTGCGGTTCTTCTATAAGTTCTGCTTTTACCATTTTTTATCACCTTGAAAATTTTGGGAGGATTGGTTTATAATCCTCCTGTGCTTGTTGCTATTCCAATCCAGCCGATGGCTACAGCAAATATCATGCTTCCGATGAAAATCATTTTTGGATTGGGATCCATCGGTTCTTCTTTTGGATATAATCTTGCTGGTTTAGGCATATTGACCAAACCTCCTGATGCAGACCTCAATAATGAAATTCAAATTGATTATTGTAGTCATTCCACCATTTCTGTGAATAACAACTGTTTTATTATCTGGGAAATTCAATTCGTCTGATTTCATTACCGCACAATACGGATTTTCATCTGCAGATACGAATGCAATGAAATGTTCTTCATCCAGATTCCTTTGCATTTCAAGAATTGCATTTTCCATGTTCATCATCCCTTTTGTGTTTCCTGAATCCGACAATAAAAGCTTCTCCTCTTATGAATTTGATTAAACCTATATCTCCTTCAGTTGCATATTGAATTAATGACAGTAGTTTGTCATGTATTATTGTCTGGTATGCTTTTTTTCCACCATCGACCAATACGATACCGTCATCATCAATGTAGAGGATTTCCTGTTCAACGTCTCCTTTGGCAATTTTGATTTCGCCATTGTGAGTTAAAATGCCATGGAAATTATCTTCAAATTGATTAATTGAGGTTGTCATAATTTATCAACCTCATTTAATGCAATAGGTGAATAGCTATTCATTTGAATTCACCCAAGTGTTCTATTCTATCAAATACCAGCCATATTCTAGCCCAGATGTTTTTTGGGACTAAAACATGGACTTCTCCGTTTATTTCTTGTTCCTTCATTATTCTTAGACTCCCGATTTTATCTTAAATTTTTAGTTCGTCTGCGTGTTTAATCAAGCCTTATTATCTTGATTCTGTATGATTCGAAGAATTCTCTTTCATTTCGGATGTTTTCCGATTCCTGAATTTCAGAGATAGTTTCTTCAAGTGCCCTGAAATTATTGAAAATTATTATTTCGTTGGGCCGGGGTTTTATTGCTTCACACATTTTTTGGTGTCTCCTGTTTTCCCTCATGGGGAGTTAGTGATCAACAGTCTAAAACTCAAGTGGCCAGAAGTCTTTGAAAATAAAAATAGTTTGTAGGTAAAATCAATATTCCATTCTTAATCGCAATATTTTGTGGAACAAATATAAGTTTTGCTTTATTTAAATTGAAAATCTTTATATATTCCTTAAAATAAACTAGATATTGGGTTAAGTTTTGGAAAGTATTAATTTTTAACAAAGTTTGCAGACTGTGTTTAATTATTTCTATTTTCTTACTGACCCACTTATATTCTACTTATTTTTTTCATGATTCCTGTTTTTTTGATATTTTACCTCCAGATATTGATTTTCAGCCTTCACAAAAGAAAAGTTTTACGAGTGTGAAAAATTGTTCTCACTCATAAAAATTGTTCTCACTTCGTAATGGCTAATCATAGTTTGTCAAAATGAATATATAAACATTACTATTGCTCCTTTGATGTTAAATCGTTTAATTATTACAATGTTATACTTGAATATAAGGCATGTATTTTTCCAAAATTCTATAAACAAATAAACAAAAAAATATGAAAAAAACTAGAAAAACCTACAATACGAAACTCATGATGGAGCCATCATGTTGACAAATTGTAGTTAAAAAAATGTAAAAAAAATAAAAAATAGAAATAAGGTTTTATCCCGTATTTCTTAAAGCTTTTTTGATATAATCAATTTCGCCCTTAAGACCATCCAGTTCAGCATTCAATTTTTGATTTTCACTCTCCATTGCCTGAAACTCCGGAGATTTGATGGATAACTTCTCAACATCAAGATTGATTGTGACTGCACCCATATGCTCAATATATTTTTCTCTTAAACGCAAAGGGTCTTCCATGAAATAGGAAGTTCTGGTCTGATCCTTTCCTCTGCCCTGAAGTTCATCGATTTCATCCATGCTCAAACCGTCATTGTACAGCTGGCTTGCATGAAACTTCCTCAGCATGTGGGAACGGAAGCGGTTGTATGAACCTGCCTTTCCAAGGTTCAGCTTGTTGTTGATTTTGCCGAAGGGATTGTTCATGTGAGTGGAACTGATATTGAAAAGAGGAGTTGAATTTGTAAGTTCCCTCTCATCTATCACAAGATAGTGAATTATTTCTGCTGTAGATTCCGGACTTGAAAAAGTGGTATAGTACTTGTTGGTTTTTTGTCTTCTTAACCTCCAGGATGGAACCACATCATCACGGCCGTGCAATGCTTCAATA contains:
- a CDS encoding site-specific integrase — translated: MHEKDEQLLRSFCDERGLKDVTYDSYATAIGLYSRYHKKPFYQLLEEAEKEEREEVKWKHSKLRSRLLAFRNHLMKKGHLGTTVKNYVSRVMTVYEEGFDIEIGKMPKLNQKNIKKPMPISYNDLPDKELLRHILKMVNPLMKAIILFMTSSGCAKRETLNITIQDFIEATYDYHHKDNIDDVIEALHGRDDVVPSWRLRRQKTNKYYTTFSSPESTAEIIHYLVIDERELTNSTPLFNISSTHMNNPFGKINNKLNLGKAGSYNRFRSHMLRKFHASQLYNDGLSMDEIDELQGRGKDQTRTSYFMEDPLRLREKYIEHMGAVTINLDVEKLSIKSPEFQAMESENQKLNAELDGLKGEIDYIKKALRNTG